The Arthrobacter oryzae DNA window AATCTCCCAGTGCCACATATCGGTTCCAGGGGTGCGGAGCCGGAGTGCTCGCCGCGGAGGGTGTCCGCGCCGGTCCAGGAATGCTGAACGTACTCACGTTCCCATGGTGACCCCCGTCCCAAGGCGGGAACAGGGCCGAAGGGCGCAATTTACCGCGGCCGACGGCGGCGGCCAGAGGGTGTGATTCGTGCGACAGCGGCGGGCCTAAATACCAAGGGGGGTATAAGATGGGGGAAGTCCTAAAGCCAGGAGGAAGCAATGGAACTCGATCCCGCCGACATGAAGCCGGTCATCAACCGCCTGCGCCGCGCGCAGGGGCAGCTCGCGGCCGTTACCCGGATGATCGAAGAGGGGCGCGACTGCAAGAGCGTGGTCACGCAACTGGCTGCTGTTTCCAGCGCCCTGGACCGGGCCGGATTCTCCATCATCGCAACGGGCCTGCAGCAGTGCATGCAGCAGGAAGACCCGAGCCTGGACAAGGCTGAGCTGGAGAAGCTCTTCCTCTCCCTCGCCTAGCGGCTGGCGCGCCGCAGGCAGCTAAGATCCCGGGCGGCTAAGCCCCTGGCTGTTGGCCCGCTCAGGCCGTCTTGGCCTCGAGCACGTACGTCTTCAGGTCATCCAGCGTCTGCTGCATGTGGGCGTCCATGGCGCTGCGCGAGCGTGCGGCGTCCCGCGATTCCAGCGCCTCGGCAATTGCCTGGTGGTGCCCGATTGCATGTTCCTGGATCTCGCGGAACTTGGACGTCTGGGTCCGGCGCTTCTCCAGGACGCGGTGCAGCGGCTCAAACAGGACGGCAACAAACACGTTTTCCGAGGCGCGGAGGATGACGTCGTGGAACGCGAGGTCGGCTTCCACGAAGGCGGGCAGGTTGTCCGAGTCATGGGCCTTGCGCATGGCGGCAACATACCCGTGCAGGACCCTGATTTCGTCTTCGCTGATCCGGCCGGCCGCCAGTTCACAGGCACCCGTTTCCAGCATCCGGCGGAGCTCAATCAGCTGGATGGCGGCAGAGGCATCATTCACGCCCTCTGATGCCGCGCGGAGAACGGCTTCAAGGGACGCCCAGCGGTTGAGCGGGTTGACGAACGTGCCACGGCCCCGCTCCACGCTCAGGATGCGCTGCGCTTCGAGCGTCTTCATGGCTTCCCGCACGGTCATGCGGCTGACTTCGTGCTTCGCGCTCAGTTCCAGTTCGCCGGGGACGCTGGACCCGGGCGGGAACTCGCCGGCAATGATCCGGTCCAGGAGTTCATCGGCCACCACGCCGACCAGTGATTTACGTGCCAATTTTCCCCCGTTCAGCGGTGAGCGACGATTTGTCCGACAAGTCTACTTGCGCGTCCCTGTGCCTTGTGCCACACTAGCATTCAAATGTTAGATGTCTGACATCTTACAATTACCTAACCGCAACAGAGATTTCATACACAACGGAGTGCAAAGTGCCCCTTGAAGCAGACGTACTGGCAGCCTTTCCGGCAGAGGTCCAGATTCCCGCTGAGCTGGTTGCCAACGCTGTCGCGGCGTCCTCGGCAGCCTCCCCCCGAGTGCTGGTAGTGCTCGACGACGACCCCACCGGCACGCAGTCCGTTGCCGACCTGCCGGTCCTCACCCGCTGGGACGTGGCCGATTTCACTTGGGCGTTCACCCATATCCGGGAGAACCAGACCAAGCCAGCCGTCTACGTGCTGACCAACACCCGCAGCCTGGACCCGGCCGAAGCCGCTGCGCGGAACGAAGAAATCGTCCGCAACGCGCTCACCGCAGCAGGGGCCGCCGAAGGCGACGTGCTCCGGCTCGGGTTCGTCAGCCGCAGCGACTCCACGCTCCGCGGACACTACCCGCTCGAACCCGACGTCATCGCCGGCACTGTGGCTGCGGTCAGCGGCGAGGTGACTGACGGCGTCGTCATTGTTCCCGCTTTTCCCGACGCCGGCCGCGTCACCATTGGAGGCGTCCACTACATGCGCGGGGACGCCGGAACGCTGATCCCCGTGGCCGAGACGGAGTTCGCCAAGGACGCCACCTTCGGCTACGCGAACTCCGAAATGGCCAAGTACGTGGAGGAGAAGTCGCAGGGCCGTTTTGCCGCGGATTCGGTGATCGTCCTGGACCTGAACATCATCCGAGCAGCCGGTCCGGACGGCGACCCCATGGTCTCAGCGAAGGCCATCGCCGACGCCATCGAACCCGCCACTGACTCCACGCCCATCGTTGCCGACATCGTCACGGAGAACGACTTCCGTGCCCTGGCGCTGGGCCTTGAGGAAGCGGAACGCCGCGGCAAGAAACTGCTGTACCGCGTGGGTCCTCCGTTCGTCCGTGGCCGCATCGGCCAGGAAATCCGTCCCGCCCTCAGCGGCGAAGAAGCCTACGCGGGCAACACTCCCTCCACGGCCGGCGGCCTGATCGTCGTGGGCTCCCATGTCGGCGTCACCACGCGCCAGCTCAATGACCTCACCAAGCAGCACAGCGCGGCGCGTATCGTCGAGATCGACGTCGAGAAGCTGCTTGCCGCTGAAGACGTTGCGGAGGCCTACATCGGAACGGTGGTGTCCGACGTCGTCGAGGCGCTGCAGGGCGGCGACGTCATCGTCCACACCAGCCGCCTGCTGATCAAAACCGGCGACGCCGCCGAGAGCCTGCGGATAGCGCGCACGGTGTCCGCCGCCGTCGTCGCCGTCGTGAACCGTACGCTCAAGACGTTCCCGCCGCGTTTCGTCATCGCCAAGGGCGGCATTACGTCCTCGGACGTGGCAGCCCACGGCCTGGAAATCCGGCATGCGATTGTCCGCGGGCCCATGCTGCCGGGCATCGTATCCCTCTGGGAGCCGGTGGACGGTCCCGCCAAGGGCATCCCGTACATCGTCTTCGCCGGCAACGTGGGCGACGACGAATCCCTCACCCAGGTGACGCGCAAACTCAGCAACACTTTCTAAACCTCCCCACCGGCACCACCCCTTCAATGGAGAACACCATGACCAGCAACTACACCATCACCGTCCTGGGCCTCGGCGCCATGGGCCTGCCCATGGCCACCCGTTTGGCCAGCCAGCTCACTGTCCACGGCTTCGACATCGCCGAACCGCGGCTGAAGCTCGCCGAAGAAGCCGGGATCCGCACCTTCGCCTCCGCACGCAAGGCCTCCGAAGGCGCCGACGCCCTGCTCCTGGCGGTGCGCAACGGCGAGCAGCTCAACGACGTCCTGTTCGGCGAGAACGGCGTGGCTTCCGTGCTCAAGCCGGGCGCCGTCGTCATCCTCGGCAGCACCGTGGGCACCGAGGCCATCCCGGCCACCGTGGACCGACTGGCCGAATTCGGCGTCGACCTGGTGGACGCACCCCTGTCCGGCGGCCCCAAGCGCGCCGGTGAGGGCGACCTGCTGATCGTGGTGGGCGCATCGCCGGAGGCCCGGGAAAAGGCCCGCCCCGCGCTGGAGCTGCTGGCCTCCACCCTCACCGTCGTGGGCGACAAGCCTGGCGACGGCCAGGCCCTCAAGACCGTCAACCAGCTTCTCTGCGGCGTCCACATCGCCGCCGCTGCCGAGGCCCTCGCCCTGGCCGACGCCCTCGGCCTGGACCAGGAGAAGACCCTCAAGGCGCTCGAAGCCGGTGCCGCCGGTTCGTTTATGCTCTCCAACCGCGGCCCGCGCATCCTCGAGGCCTATACGGAAGAGGGCGCCGAGGTGCTGAGCCGCCTGGACATCTTCGTCAAGGACATGGGCATCGTCGGCAAGGCCACCCGCGCGGCCGGCCTCGCCGCCCCCGTCGCGGCAGCAGCCGAGCAGCTCTACCTGCTGGGCCAGGCGCAGGGCCTCGCCGCGGCAGACGACTCCGCCGTCATCAAGGTTGTCGCCCCCACCAAGCGCACCGCCTAACCACCCGCTCCCTCCGAATAACTCAAGCCCGACGACGGCGGTCCCCCCTCCGCCGTCGTCGTACCACCCGTCCGGCCAGCCGTCCTGGCCTGTCAAAGGAGACACCCAATGAGCGCTCTCGCTCTTCTGGCCATAGCAGTCGCAGGCGTGGCCTTGCTGCTTGTGGCAGTGATCAAGTTCAAGATTCCTGCTTTCCTGGCACTGCTTGTCGTCAGCGTCGGCGTAGCCCTCGTCGCCGGAATCCCCCTTCCGGACATCATCAAAACGGTCACGGAAGGCATGGGTGGAACGCTTGGTTCCGTTGCCATCCTGGTGGGCCTCGGAGCCATGCTCGGAAAGATGATCGAAATCTCCGGCGGAGCGCAGTCGCTGGCCGGAAAGTTCACCCAGCTGCTGGGCCCGCGCCGGGTCATCGCGGCACTCACCGCGGCGGCATTCCTGCTAGCCATCCCGGTGTTCTTCGACGTCGGATTCATCATCCTGATTCCCATCATCTACGGCTTCTCCAAGGCTGCAGGCGTGAACCCGATCAAGATCGGCCTTCCCGTCGGCGCCATCATGCTGGCAATCCACGTAGTGGTTCCGCCGCACCCCGGCGTCGTCGGCGGTGCCGGCATCCTTAAGGCCGATATCGGCTGGACCACGATCTTTGGCCTCCTCATCTGCATCCCCGTCGGTATCCTCGGCTACTTCGTGGCCAAGAAGCTGAACCGCCGCGAATACAGCATGCTGTCCACCACAGCCGAGCAGTTCCGCCTTTTCGGCAGCGGCAAATCGGAAGTCGAGCAGGACTCACCGCAGGGCACGTCGAAGTCGTCCGTGCTCACCGCCGTCAAGACGGCCCCCAGCCCCGTGATGATCATCACGCTGATTGTCCTGCCCATCCTCATGATCATGGTGGGCACGGTGGGTGCGGTCATCCTGCCCAAGGACTCTTTCGGCTCCCAGCTCGCCGCTTTTGTTGGCGCACCCCTCATCGCCTTGCTGACGGCCCTGGGCCTCGCCTACTACTTCCTCGGCATCCGCCGCGGCTGGTCCTCGCAGCACACGGGTGAAGTCATGGACTCCGCGCTCGCTCCCACCGCGATCGTGATCCTGGTGACCGGCGCCGGCGGCGTATTCGGCAAGGTCCTGACAGTTTCCGGCATCGGCAAAGCGCTGGCCGAAGGACTGCAGTCCGCAGGCCTCCCCGTCATCCTGATGGCCTTCATCCTCGCCGCCATCCTGCGCGCTTCGCAGGGCTCTGCCACCGTGGCCATTATTACGACGGCGGGCCTCCTCGCCGCCTCAGTGGCCGACGGCGGCTACTCGCCGGTGCAGACCGCGCTCATCCTTGTTGCCATCGGCTTCGGCGCATTCGGACTCAGCCACGTCAATGACTCGGGCTTCTGGATCGTTACCCGCTACCTCGGCTTGTCCGTGTCCGACGGACTCCGCACCTGGACCGTCCTTACCACCATCCTGGGCCTGGCCGGCTTCGCCCTGACCTTCGTCGCCTGGATCCTGGTGGGAGGCCTGAGCGCCTGATGCGTGCCCGACTCGACCACCTGGTGGTGTCCGCCCTCCAGCAGGGCGCAGCCGTTCCGGCCTTCACCTGCTACGACTTCACCACGGCGCTGGCCGTGGTGGAGGCGGCCGAAGGGGCCGGACGCGGCGCAATCCTGCTGGTGGCCCCCAAGACTGCCGCCACCCCCAACGGGCTGCGGCTCATCACGGCGCTCCGCGGACTGGCGGACGCCGCCAGTGTCCCCATCGCCGTGCAGCTGGACCACGCTTCCGATCTCCGGGTGATTGCCGACGCCGTCGCGGCGGGTGCGGATTCGGTCCTCGCGGACGGTTCCTCCCTGCCCTACGAGGACAACATCGCGCTGGTCCGCGAAGCGCGCGCCGCGCTGGCAGCGCAAGGCCATGCCGACGTCGTGATTGAAGCGGAACTGGGCGGCCTGGCCGGCGACGAGGACCGCGCCTTCGGTGCGGACGCGTCAGGTCCGTTGACGGACGGCACCGCCACGGATGCAGGGTCCGGCACCGCCGGGCTGACCGATTCCGCCCAAGTGGAGGACTTCGTGGCCCGCACCGGCGCGCAGCTGCTGGCCGTCGCCGTGGGCAACGTGCATGGCAAGTACAAGGGGGAGCCGCAGCTGCGGTGGGACGTGCTGCAGGACATCGCGGTAAGGACGCACATCCCGCTGGTGCTGCACGGCGCCTCCGGCATCCCCGCGGAGGAACTGGTCAAGGCCGCCGCCATGAACGTGGGCAAGGTGAACTTCAACACCGAGCTCCGCACCGGCGTCCTGGCCACGCTGGAATCCGAAACCGCTCCGCACCGCGCCGACGGCGAGAACCTCCAGGGACTGCTGGGGAAGTGGAACGCCTCGGCCAGGGACTTCGCCGCCGGAGCCCTGTCCACCCTCACCAAGTAGGAGTTTTTGTCCAGATAACGGGAGTTGGAGGGCCATTAGCTCGCGATAAGTGGACAAAAACTCCCGGCGAGGGGGGCTAGGATCAAGCCATGATCCCGGCCTCCCTCGTTCTTGCGTTCATCGCCGGCCTGCTGCACGTCTACATCTTCACCCTGGAGTCCGTCACGTGGACGCGGCCGGCCACCTGGAAGCGCTTCGGCGTCGCCTCGCAGGCCGACGCCGAGACCACCCGCCCGTTGGCGTACAACCAGGGCTTTTACAACCTGTTCCTGGCCGTCGGCGCGCTGGCCGGGATCGGTGCGGTCCTCCTCGGTCAGCCGGTCATCGGCTGGACCCTCATCTTCGCGTCCTGCGGATCCATGCTGCTCGCCGCCGCCGTCCTGGCGCTGAGCGGGCGGAAGTACCTCCGCGCCGCCGCAACGCAAGGCACGACGCCGTTGCTCGCCGTCGTGCTCGGCCTCCTGGGGCTGCTCACCGCCTGAGCCGGCACGGTTTCTGGTCCTTGACGGACGCCCGGCGGACAATGGACAGTACGCAGAGTATCGTTCGGTGTCCGTAGGGAGCGCAATGGGTGTTCCGCAGCCGCAGCAGCCGGCACGCGATGTCGTGATCGACCTTGCCCGCTTCTTCTGCCTGGCGCTGGTGGTGGTGGGGCACACCATGATGGTCAGCCCCGTGCTCCACCCCGACGGAACCGTGACCACCGAGAACACCCTGGCCCTGCAGGACTGGTTCGAACCGATCATCTGGATTTTCATGGTGATGCCGCTCTTCTTCGTGGCCGGCGGCATCACCGGGCTGCAGTCCTGGCGGCGGCTCAAGGCCCGTGGCGGGACCGGCCTCGAATTCGCCCAGGCGCGGCTGCTGCGCCTCATCCGCCCGGCCGCTGCACTGTTGGCCGTGATGTTCGCCGGGCTGTGGGCGGCCCGCCTGTCCGGCGTGGAACCGCAGGTGGTGGAGCTGATCGTCACCGGCGCCGGAATGCCGCTCTGGTTCCTTGCCGCGTACCTGGCTGCCCAGCTGAACATTCCCCTGCTCGCTGCGCTTCACGACCGTTCCCCCTGGCTTGCCGTGGCCGGCCTCACCACGCTGGTGGTGGCCGTGGACTGCATCCGCGGCGCCCTTCCGCTGCTGGCCTACGCCAACATCCTGTTCCTGTGGTGTGCCGTCCAGCAGTTGGGATTCGTCCTCGCCGACGCTCCGGCGGGGAAGCCCAGCCCCTCCACCCTGATCGCTGTCATCGTGGCGAGCAACCTCCTCCTGGGCCTGGTGACGGGCCTGGGGCTGTACCGGGGCAACATGCTGGTGAACCTGAACCCGCCCAACTTCTGCCTGCTGCTCCTTGGTGCGGCGCAGGCGGCCGCGCTCCAGCTCTCCCGGCCGGCGCTCACCGGAGCGGCCTCGGCCCGTTGGGTGCGGGCCGTGGTGGGCCTGGCCGGACGGCGGGCCATGACCGTCTACCTGTGGCACCTGCCGCTGCTGGCCGCGATGTCCGGCCTGTTGCTGCTCATGGACTTCCCAAAGCCCTCAGCCGGCACCGCCGAATGGTGGTGGTCGCGGCCGCTGGTCCTGCTCGGCATCATCGCCCTCCTGCTGCCCGTGCTCGCCGTTTTCGGGCGGCTCGAGGAACGGCCGACGGCGTCGGCCCGCTCCCGCCGCCGCCCCGCCGCCGCCGTGGTGACCGCCGTTGTGGTGGTGTTCATCCCGGTGGCAGACGCGGCGGTCAACGGACTGACGCTCGCCCTGCTGGGCGGGGGAGCGGTGTGCTTTACCTTGGCCGTGCTCCTGCTGGGCCGGATTCCCGTCGGGGCCGCCGCGCCGGACGGCACGCCGGGCGGCCCGGACGGACCATTGCCACAGGCGCCTTTAAGTGCCAATGTCGAACCATGACGGAGAACACGGTATCCACGGAAGACACCTTCAGTCCGGACGTCACCACCATCCGGAACGATGAGCTCCACCGCTACGAACTGCGGGTGGGCGGGAAGCTGGCAGTGGAGTCGCGTTTCGTGGACAGACCCGGGCACGTGGACTTCATCCACACCGACACGGCGAAGGAATTCGCCGGGCAGGGGCTGGCAAAGGTGCTGGCGCATTTTGCCCTTGACGACGTGGTCTCATCGGGCAAGCGGATCATCCCGCATTGCCCCTTCATCTACGGCTACCTGAAAAAGCACGACGCGTACGGCCAGTTCATCGACTGGCCCGAACAGCCGCCCACGGACGAGGTGACCGCCTCCTAGCGGAGCGGCCTAGGCGTCGAAGTGCGTTGATGGTGTTGTTGATGGTGTTTCGGGCGCGAACGATTCGACGAGCTTTTCCGCCATGACCCGGAGCTTCTGGTTCCGGCCGCTGGACGCCTTGGTGAGGATGGCCATCGCCTCCGCCTGCGAGCAGCGGTTCTGCCCCATGATGATGCCTGCTGCAAGATCGATGACGGTGCGGGATTCCATGGCGGTCCGCAGGTCCGCAGCCAGTTGCTGCTGGACGCCGATCCTGACCGCAAGCCGAAGCGCCCTCTCCGCCTGCGAAGCAAACAGTTCAGCCTTCCGGATCGCGGCGGCGTCGAAAACGTCCGCGGCCGGGGCAAACACGTTCAGTGCAGCGGCGGCGCCTGTGTCCAGGGTGAGCGGGACGCCCAGCACGCTCAGGCGCCCCAGCGATGCAACGGCAAGGCCATAGTCCGGCCAGCGAGGGTCGGCGCGTGTATCCGGGACCAGCACCGTGGTGCCCGTGGACATCGCATGGAGGCAGGGACCCTCGCCGTAGTTGTGCTGGATCTCGTCGAAGAGACGGGCCTCCGGGTCGCTCCAGGCAGCCGTAGTGGTGCGGTGGTGGCGGCTCAGCGTAACGGCGCACGAAACCTCCTGCCCGAGGCTGCGCGACAGGGAGCTGGCGGATAGCTCGCACAGTTCCGCGAGGAATCCGTTGACGTCCTGGCTGCTGATGACCAGATCCTGCAGCTGTTCGGCCACGGATGTGCCCAGCGTGATCTCGTCCATCTCTTAAGTCTAGTTGTGGCCAGCGGCTAATGACCCGGTGCGTTCAGGCCAGCTTGTGGCGGGGGCAACTAAATCGTATGGTTTAGGTGAGTTATGAAGCTGGCTCTTGGATGTCTCATTGGGAGAAGCCTTGAACCATAAGCTACGTGTGCTGGTCCGTGTGGATGTCGACCCCGGACGTGTGACCCTCGA harbors:
- a CDS encoding metal-sensitive transcriptional regulator, translated to MELDPADMKPVINRLRRAQGQLAAVTRMIEEGRDCKSVVTQLAAVSSALDRAGFSIIATGLQQCMQQEDPSLDKAELEKLFLSLA
- a CDS encoding FadR/GntR family transcriptional regulator — protein: MARKSLVGVVADELLDRIIAGEFPPGSSVPGELELSAKHEVSRMTVREAMKTLEAQRILSVERGRGTFVNPLNRWASLEAVLRAASEGVNDASAAIQLIELRRMLETGACELAAGRISEDEIRVLHGYVAAMRKAHDSDNLPAFVEADLAFHDVILRASENVFVAVLFEPLHRVLEKRRTQTSKFREIQEHAIGHHQAIAEALESRDAARSRSAMDAHMQQTLDDLKTYVLEAKTA
- a CDS encoding four-carbon acid sugar kinase family protein; translated protein: MPLEADVLAAFPAEVQIPAELVANAVAASSAASPRVLVVLDDDPTGTQSVADLPVLTRWDVADFTWAFTHIRENQTKPAVYVLTNTRSLDPAEAAARNEEIVRNALTAAGAAEGDVLRLGFVSRSDSTLRGHYPLEPDVIAGTVAAVSGEVTDGVVIVPAFPDAGRVTIGGVHYMRGDAGTLIPVAETEFAKDATFGYANSEMAKYVEEKSQGRFAADSVIVLDLNIIRAAGPDGDPMVSAKAIADAIEPATDSTPIVADIVTENDFRALALGLEEAERRGKKLLYRVGPPFVRGRIGQEIRPALSGEEAYAGNTPSTAGGLIVVGSHVGVTTRQLNDLTKQHSAARIVEIDVEKLLAAEDVAEAYIGTVVSDVVEALQGGDVIVHTSRLLIKTGDAAESLRIARTVSAAVVAVVNRTLKTFPPRFVIAKGGITSSDVAAHGLEIRHAIVRGPMLPGIVSLWEPVDGPAKGIPYIVFAGNVGDDESLTQVTRKLSNTF
- a CDS encoding NAD(P)-dependent oxidoreductase → MTSNYTITVLGLGAMGLPMATRLASQLTVHGFDIAEPRLKLAEEAGIRTFASARKASEGADALLLAVRNGEQLNDVLFGENGVASVLKPGAVVILGSTVGTEAIPATVDRLAEFGVDLVDAPLSGGPKRAGEGDLLIVVGASPEAREKARPALELLASTLTVVGDKPGDGQALKTVNQLLCGVHIAAAAEALALADALGLDQEKTLKALEAGAAGSFMLSNRGPRILEAYTEEGAEVLSRLDIFVKDMGIVGKATRAAGLAAPVAAAAEQLYLLGQAQGLAAADDSAVIKVVAPTKRTA
- a CDS encoding GntP family transporter: MSALALLAIAVAGVALLLVAVIKFKIPAFLALLVVSVGVALVAGIPLPDIIKTVTEGMGGTLGSVAILVGLGAMLGKMIEISGGAQSLAGKFTQLLGPRRVIAALTAAAFLLAIPVFFDVGFIILIPIIYGFSKAAGVNPIKIGLPVGAIMLAIHVVVPPHPGVVGGAGILKADIGWTTIFGLLICIPVGILGYFVAKKLNRREYSMLSTTAEQFRLFGSGKSEVEQDSPQGTSKSSVLTAVKTAPSPVMIITLIVLPILMIMVGTVGAVILPKDSFGSQLAAFVGAPLIALLTALGLAYYFLGIRRGWSSQHTGEVMDSALAPTAIVILVTGAGGVFGKVLTVSGIGKALAEGLQSAGLPVILMAFILAAILRASQGSATVAIITTAGLLAASVADGGYSPVQTALILVAIGFGAFGLSHVNDSGFWIVTRYLGLSVSDGLRTWTVLTTILGLAGFALTFVAWILVGGLSA
- a CDS encoding class II fructose-bisphosphate aldolase, yielding MRARLDHLVVSALQQGAAVPAFTCYDFTTALAVVEAAEGAGRGAILLVAPKTAATPNGLRLITALRGLADAASVPIAVQLDHASDLRVIADAVAAGADSVLADGSSLPYEDNIALVREARAALAAQGHADVVIEAELGGLAGDEDRAFGADASGPLTDGTATDAGSGTAGLTDSAQVEDFVARTGAQLLAVAVGNVHGKYKGEPQLRWDVLQDIAVRTHIPLVLHGASGIPAEELVKAAAMNVGKVNFNTELRTGVLATLESETAPHRADGENLQGLLGKWNASARDFAAGALSTLTK
- a CDS encoding DUF1304 domain-containing protein, with the translated sequence MIPASLVLAFIAGLLHVYIFTLESVTWTRPATWKRFGVASQADAETTRPLAYNQGFYNLFLAVGALAGIGAVLLGQPVIGWTLIFASCGSMLLAAAVLALSGRKYLRAAATQGTTPLLAVVLGLLGLLTA
- a CDS encoding acyltransferase family protein, whose product is MGVPQPQQPARDVVIDLARFFCLALVVVGHTMMVSPVLHPDGTVTTENTLALQDWFEPIIWIFMVMPLFFVAGGITGLQSWRRLKARGGTGLEFAQARLLRLIRPAAALLAVMFAGLWAARLSGVEPQVVELIVTGAGMPLWFLAAYLAAQLNIPLLAALHDRSPWLAVAGLTTLVVAVDCIRGALPLLAYANILFLWCAVQQLGFVLADAPAGKPSPSTLIAVIVASNLLLGLVTGLGLYRGNMLVNLNPPNFCLLLLGAAQAAALQLSRPALTGAASARWVRAVVGLAGRRAMTVYLWHLPLLAAMSGLLLLMDFPKPSAGTAEWWWSRPLVLLGIIALLLPVLAVFGRLEERPTASARSRRRPAAAVVTAVVVVFIPVADAAVNGLTLALLGGGAVCFTLAVLLLGRIPVGAAAPDGTPGGPDGPLPQAPLSANVEP
- a CDS encoding GNAT family N-acetyltransferase; translated protein: MTENTVSTEDTFSPDVTTIRNDELHRYELRVGGKLAVESRFVDRPGHVDFIHTDTAKEFAGQGLAKVLAHFALDDVVSSGKRIIPHCPFIYGYLKKHDAYGQFIDWPEQPPTDEVTAS
- a CDS encoding GAF and ANTAR domain-containing protein, whose product is MDEITLGTSVAEQLQDLVISSQDVNGFLAELCELSASSLSRSLGQEVSCAVTLSRHHRTTTAAWSDPEARLFDEIQHNYGEGPCLHAMSTGTTVLVPDTRADPRWPDYGLAVASLGRLSVLGVPLTLDTGAAAALNVFAPAADVFDAAAIRKAELFASQAERALRLAVRIGVQQQLAADLRTAMESRTVIDLAAGIIMGQNRCSQAEAMAILTKASSGRNQKLRVMAEKLVESFAPETPSTTPSTHFDA